From one Tsukamurella tyrosinosolvens genomic stretch:
- a CDS encoding reductase, producing the protein MAMDLDNMLTMIKDRQWALADIDWDAPGAELIDPDLHAKLKPFLSDLMWIENVGARGFAAMARKAPTPTLKSIYEHFHAEEQKHANAELALMRRWGMLDDDEIPSPNINVQLVINWLDQYSDGMSLSFLGTVIPMLEVALDGALIKFITDEVKDPIAQEVFKRINADESRHLAVDFEVMDMLGHADLRKRTIDFVGGWVKPSLLIGFLSYVPLLNKMRDNIVEMGVDEERLYGAMKRYRAAGDRSEYIKRLPMFRVVAWHGSWVINRTNRLYHVPADTLVKATSLIPFPLVHRTPTWSQELTYEPTA; encoded by the coding sequence ATGGCCATGGACCTCGACAACATGCTCACGATGATCAAGGACCGGCAGTGGGCCCTCGCCGACATCGACTGGGACGCCCCCGGTGCCGAGCTCATCGACCCGGACCTGCACGCCAAGCTCAAGCCCTTCCTCTCCGACCTGATGTGGATCGAGAACGTGGGCGCTCGCGGCTTCGCCGCGATGGCGCGCAAGGCCCCGACCCCAACCCTCAAGAGCATCTACGAGCACTTCCACGCGGAGGAGCAGAAGCACGCCAACGCCGAGCTCGCGCTCATGCGCCGCTGGGGCATGCTCGACGACGACGAGATCCCGTCGCCGAACATCAACGTGCAGTTGGTGATCAACTGGCTCGACCAGTACTCCGACGGCATGTCGCTCTCCTTCCTCGGCACCGTCATCCCGATGCTCGAGGTCGCCCTCGACGGCGCCCTGATCAAGTTCATCACCGACGAGGTGAAGGACCCCATCGCCCAGGAGGTGTTCAAGCGGATCAACGCCGACGAGTCCCGCCACCTCGCCGTGGACTTCGAGGTCATGGACATGCTCGGCCACGCCGACCTGCGCAAGCGGACCATCGACTTCGTTGGCGGCTGGGTCAAGCCCTCGCTGCTCATCGGCTTCCTCAGCTACGTGCCGCTGCTGAACAAGATGCGTGACAACATCGTCGAGATGGGCGTCGACGAGGAGCGGCTGTACGGGGCGATGAAGCGCTACCGCGCCGCCGGCGACCGCAGCGAATACATCAAGCGGCTCCCCATGTTCCGCGTCGTCGCGTGGCACGGGAGCTGGGTGATCAACCGCACCAACCGGCTCTACCACGTGCCCGCGGACACGCTGGTGAAGGCGACGTCCCTCATCCCGTTCCCCCTGGTGCACCGCACGCCCACCTGGTCGCAGGAACTGACCTACGAGCCCACCGCCTGA
- a CDS encoding SDR family NAD(P)-dependent oxidoreductase yields the protein MFGIDRLLHHLVRDPITAHAKAVVTGAGSGIGRAFALELARRGGEIVCADIDEGRAKETVALIEARGGTAHAAVVDVAERTAVESLAAFARTVFDGPPTLVINNAGVGIGGRPVGDIGLDDWNWALGINLWGVVHGCELFAPMLREAGRGGIINVASAAGFAAAPSMGPYNVSKAGVMSLSETLAAELAGTGVNVTVLCPTFVKTNVARDGRITEGSKNLAGTLMKLTGISPDGVAAQTLDALDLGRLYVVPQLDANVIWHLKRHFPTPYVRGLGLLTRLLPAS from the coding sequence ATGTTCGGTATCGACCGACTGTTGCACCACCTCGTCCGCGATCCGATCACCGCCCACGCGAAGGCGGTCGTCACCGGGGCGGGCAGCGGCATCGGCCGCGCCTTCGCGCTCGAACTCGCCCGCCGCGGCGGCGAGATCGTCTGCGCCGACATCGATGAGGGGCGCGCGAAGGAGACCGTCGCGCTGATCGAGGCCCGGGGTGGGACCGCGCACGCCGCCGTCGTCGACGTGGCCGAGCGCACGGCCGTCGAATCCCTCGCGGCGTTCGCGCGCACGGTCTTCGACGGTCCGCCCACCCTCGTGATCAACAACGCGGGCGTCGGGATCGGCGGCCGCCCCGTCGGCGACATCGGGCTCGACGACTGGAACTGGGCCCTCGGCATCAACCTCTGGGGCGTGGTGCACGGCTGCGAGCTCTTCGCGCCGATGCTCCGCGAGGCGGGTCGCGGCGGCATCATCAACGTCGCCTCCGCCGCGGGCTTCGCGGCGGCCCCGTCGATGGGGCCCTACAACGTCTCCAAGGCCGGCGTCATGTCGCTCTCGGAGACCCTCGCCGCCGAGCTCGCCGGCACCGGCGTGAACGTGACGGTGCTGTGTCCCACCTTCGTCAAGACCAACGTCGCGCGCGACGGGCGGATCACCGAGGGCAGCAAGAACCTCGCCGGCACCCTCATGAAGCTCACCGGGATCTCGCCCGACGGCGTCGCCGCGCAGACCCTCGACGCGCTGGACCTCGGTCGCCTCTACGTGGTGCCGCAGCTCGACGCGAACGTCATCTGGCACCTCAAGCGCCACTTCCCGACGCCCTACGTCCGCGGCCTGGGGTTGCTCACCCGACTCCTGCCCGCCTCCTGA
- a CDS encoding alpha/beta hydrolase translates to MRTTTPAPPVPSDSTTRSDVAAVLTRYGLGVTSGLIPMNAPGIRVARGLVAAIMGALGSTPRGTAVTGVRAPVRGDWVLGPGVTYGRRAIYYVHGSAYAICSARTHRSLAARLSAATGLPVFVVDYRLAPEHPFPTAAGDVAAGWDWLLTQGYAAEDLVIAGDSAGGHLICDLLLQHAAADRPQPAAAVLFSPLIDLTFALAAQQERVRRDPAISAAAAKRLVDLYTAGIDPAHPRLHLDFWRSDRLPPFLIQAGGAEMLSADARYLDAELRGHGGASTLEVWPGLMHVFQALPRLAPEADAALLRVRDFLAALDSAAAHTDSEAS, encoded by the coding sequence ATGCGAACCACGACACCGGCGCCGCCGGTCCCGTCGGACTCGACCACGCGGTCCGACGTCGCCGCCGTCCTGACCCGGTACGGGCTCGGGGTGACCAGCGGCCTCATCCCGATGAACGCCCCCGGGATCCGCGTCGCCCGCGGCCTCGTCGCCGCGATCATGGGCGCCCTCGGCTCGACCCCGCGCGGCACCGCCGTCACCGGCGTCCGCGCGCCGGTGCGCGGCGACTGGGTCCTCGGCCCCGGCGTCACCTACGGCCGGCGCGCGATCTACTACGTGCACGGCAGCGCGTACGCGATCTGTTCGGCGCGCACCCACCGCAGCCTGGCGGCACGGCTGTCGGCGGCCACCGGCCTGCCGGTCTTCGTGGTGGACTACCGGCTCGCCCCGGAGCATCCGTTCCCGACCGCCGCGGGCGACGTCGCCGCCGGCTGGGACTGGCTGCTCACCCAGGGCTACGCGGCCGAGGACCTGGTGATCGCCGGCGACTCGGCCGGCGGCCACCTCATCTGCGACCTGCTGCTGCAGCACGCGGCCGCGGACCGCCCGCAGCCCGCCGCGGCCGTCCTGTTCTCCCCGCTCATCGACCTCACCTTCGCTCTCGCGGCGCAACAGGAACGCGTCCGGCGCGACCCCGCCATCTCCGCGGCCGCGGCGAAGCGCCTCGTCGACCTCTACACCGCCGGCATCGACCCGGCCCACCCGCGCCTGCACCTCGACTTCTGGCGCTCGGACCGACTGCCGCCCTTCCTGATCCAGGCCGGCGGCGCCGAGATGTTGTCCGCGGACGCCCGGTACCTCGACGCGGAGCTCCGCGGCCACGGCGGCGCGAGCACGCTGGAGGTCTGGCCCGGGCTCATGCACGTCTTCCAGGCACTGCCCCGGCTCGCGCCGGAGGCGGACGCCGCGCTCCTGCGGGTGCGCGACTTCCTCGCGGCGCTCGACAGCGCTGCGGCCCACACTGATTCGGAGGCCTCCTGA
- a CDS encoding ferredoxin--NADP reductase, producing MDSPTPAPSHPLEIIDVIEETPDAVSLVFARPAGDRFDYRPGQFLTLRVPGTPEDGTTWAPRCYSLSSAPALDEHLQVTVKRTAGGYASNWLCDNAKPGMTLDSLPPGGRFTVRDDPDRLVLFAAGSGITPVISILRAALAESAVPVVLVYANRDRASVVFDGALTALAAAHGDRLHVTHWLESERGLPDAAALAALLPAPTAATSAYLCGPAAFMDRATEAATAAGVDGARIHREAFSSLTGDPFAVAPAAGGPAPSDGAATVTVDLNGESTVLAWPRDQVLLDALLDRGLDAPYVCREGNCGGCAFTLRRGEVHMLVNDTLDDHELGNGVRLACQSLPRADELEAEFD from the coding sequence GTGGATTCACCGACCCCCGCGCCGTCGCATCCGCTCGAGATCATCGACGTGATCGAGGAGACCCCCGACGCCGTCTCCCTGGTCTTCGCGCGCCCCGCCGGGGATCGCTTCGACTACCGCCCCGGACAGTTCCTGACGCTGCGGGTGCCGGGCACGCCGGAGGACGGCACCACCTGGGCGCCGCGCTGCTACTCGCTCTCCAGCGCCCCCGCGCTCGACGAGCACCTGCAGGTCACCGTCAAGCGCACCGCCGGTGGCTACGCCTCGAACTGGCTGTGCGACAACGCGAAACCGGGAATGACACTCGACTCCCTGCCGCCCGGCGGGCGGTTCACCGTGCGCGACGACCCCGACCGGCTCGTCCTGTTCGCCGCCGGGAGCGGCATCACCCCGGTGATCTCGATCCTGCGGGCCGCTCTGGCCGAGTCCGCCGTGCCGGTGGTGCTCGTCTACGCGAACCGGGACCGCGCCTCCGTCGTCTTCGACGGCGCGCTGACCGCGCTGGCCGCGGCCCACGGCGACCGGCTGCACGTGACGCACTGGCTCGAGTCCGAGCGCGGGCTTCCCGACGCCGCGGCTCTCGCCGCTCTGCTCCCGGCACCCACCGCCGCGACGTCGGCGTACCTGTGCGGGCCGGCCGCGTTCATGGATCGCGCGACCGAGGCGGCCACGGCGGCGGGCGTCGACGGTGCGCGCATCCACCGCGAGGCCTTCTCGTCCCTCACCGGCGACCCCTTCGCCGTCGCGCCTGCGGCCGGCGGCCCGGCACCGTCGGACGGTGCCGCGACCGTCACCGTCGACCTGAACGGCGAGAGCACCGTCCTCGCCTGGCCGCGCGACCAGGTGCTGCTCGACGCGCTCCTGGACCGGGGCCTCGACGCGCCCTACGTGTGCCGCGAGGGCAACTGCGGCGGCTGCGCCTTCACGCTGCGCCGCGGCGAGGTGCACATGCTGGTCAACGACACCCTCGACGATCACGAGCTCGGCAACGGCGTCCGGCTCGCCTGCCAATCGCTCCCCCGCGCGGACGAACTGGAGGCCGAGTTCGACTGA
- a CDS encoding dihydrofolate reductase family protein, which produces MRTLAITQNITLDGRVEMLGDWFDPTDQTPDLLAEVHRQDAACDAVLLGRRTFEELRGYWPEQTDDATGITDQLNAVTKYVVSSSVADPRWRNSVVLSGDPIAEVAALKERPGGDIVVTGSITLCHALIAAGLVDEFRLFMYPAVQGRGRGLFPEGHEIPRLELLGSLAFSNGVVGTRHRPR; this is translated from the coding sequence ATGCGGACGCTCGCGATCACGCAGAACATCACCCTGGACGGACGGGTGGAGATGCTCGGCGACTGGTTCGACCCCACCGACCAGACGCCCGACCTGCTCGCCGAGGTGCACCGGCAGGACGCGGCGTGCGACGCCGTGCTGCTCGGCCGGCGGACCTTCGAGGAATTACGTGGCTACTGGCCCGAGCAGACCGACGACGCCACCGGGATCACCGACCAGCTCAACGCCGTCACGAAGTACGTGGTGAGCTCGAGCGTCGCCGACCCGAGGTGGCGGAACTCCGTCGTCCTGAGCGGGGATCCGATCGCCGAGGTCGCCGCCCTCAAGGAGCGGCCGGGCGGCGACATCGTGGTCACCGGCAGCATCACGCTGTGCCACGCCCTGATCGCCGCCGGCCTGGTGGATGAGTTCCGCCTGTTCATGTATCCCGCGGTGCAGGGTCGCGGGCGGGGACTGTTCCCCGAGGGACACGAGATCCCCCGGCTCGAGCTGCTCGGCTCGCTCGCGTTCAGCAACGGCGTCGTCGGCACGCGGCACCGCCCGCGCTAA